The DNA segment GAGCTTGAAGACTTTTAAGAGTGTAACAGAGAAAACATTTGCGAGATGGAAGGAGAGAAATAATGTAGGGTGCAGCCCCGTCTCACCTGTGACCTGGGGCAAGTGATGACATTTCTTGGTCCcactttcctcatttgcaaaaagCAAGGGAATCTGTCCCACTCCCCCTTTTGCACCTTCAACACTAGATCGATGATGCTCCAGCACTGAAGAGTCACTAGTGCTACAGGAGTCTGCTCTGAGTGGAGCTGTAGGGTCACAGCATTTTAGAGGCTTAGAGGGGTCATACATAACCTCCAAAGGGCCACATAAACTGAGGGGTGGTGGAACGGGGATTCGAACCCAAGTCTGTGTACCCCAGCATCTCAGCATTCAGCTATGCTATCTTATACTGCCCACCTAAGTGAGGAGCTCCGCGACATGGCAGGGCCGTGGGCCACAGCTGTGACTCTAAAGCCCAGTGTGTTGCCTTGGAATTCACATCAGTGGATTGATTTCTTTGCTGGTCTACATTTCTTTGGTGTCATCTGTAACTCCTTTATACTATATGCAAAACCTTGACTACTCCTACTGTGTCTGTGGGAGCCGAGCCCTTCTGCATGCCCACGAATGGGGCATTatcttattattaaaaataaccaaTCCCCCAATTTGTTAGGCCACACTCTAGGACTTGCTTATTGTTTGAACATATAGAATGGCATAGTACTATAAAATACACTAACTTTTAAGTAAATTTTGCTCCTTTCCAAAAGGAATTGCCACTTTAATGCTGTTCTCTGTTCGCCAGTCATTGCAAGAAACTCATTtacctggttaaaaaaaaaatcaaacaagtatttccaaagtatatataaataactATCTTGACAACAACATGAAACTTCAATCTCATCACTAGAAATAGAATTTTATTCTGTTACTACAGCTCAATCCTCTTGACAGAGGAAATAAGGACAGAAAGGCTCTAAACTGAATCTCAAAGCCGACCATGTGGCTCAGGACAGGAGAGTCCCTGGAACACACTTGGAAGCCACCTGAAACTGAGGTGTAATGGTAAACTTCAGGGGAGCGCATGCCTATGTCCAGGTGCACGAGCTCACCTCACCTCTGAGCTCACCTCAGCCTCTGCGGCAGTCCTGTGGCAGCAGGTGGTGGGGAAGCTGGCCGCTGACTTCCTGCGGCTGGGCCGGTGCAGCATCACCGCACCCTCCCCTGGGAGAGCCGCCTCATCACCCTCATGTGTCCTCTTACCCACCACTACCTGACTACATAGCGTTTTGTCTGTTCTCCACAGTGGCCAtgggcctctgtccttacttCTGATAGTTAATATTAGTTGTGACTTGGATATACAACATGTAATTATCTGTTCATTAAAGCAATGTGTTTAAACCAAGACTGATTTTCCCGAGACCTCTTTACAAATGTATTAATTTCTATCAAATTTTCACCAAAACCTATATTTTTAGGGAAGAGAGTTCAGTTTGGAAATACTTCTGAACATGTTTTCCTTTGCGCTATTTACCGAGTAGCCCAAAGTCTCCTCAGCGACTCCTCCTGCCAGACTGCAGGAGTGGAGGGTGCCCGTGTGGTCAGAGACATCAATTAGCATATCCAAGCTGGGAAGGACGGGCTTAAGACGCAGAGAATCTTTGTTGCAAGCTGTACAAGGGCTGGAAGCTTCATTTATAGTGTAACCGCAGCCTgaactgaaaagaaaatcagtgaTAAAATGCGAGGCCCTAGGCAACACATCCGATCTCTAGAAGACTTGTGCACTTCAGAGTCTCCATTAGAGTATACAGTCTCTGCATGCTCACGCTGTGCAGGATGCAAGACAGAAAGTCCAAAGAGAAGTCGCAGTTCCTCCTTCAGCTCTCGTGGcccacctggccctggggtcagtcctcctggccctgcctcctgcccgGCCTTTCCCTGCTGAGGCCTTCCTTCCCCGCATCCTCCCCTCTGCTAACAGCTGCAGACATTACATGTCAGCACTCACCCTATCTGGTCACCTCCTATTTCGTGTTATTTCAGGTAAGTCCGCCTTATCTCCCTGGCCTGCTGCTCTAAGGGCAGGCAGTTCTGTGCTAGTTTTGTGCCTAGACAGCCTGGGTCAGATGAGCATTCAGTTACGGTCCTGTACTAGGTCTTCTGTGCATGTACTGGAAAACCACAGGGCTGGTCAGGTTTACACTGGCAATGCTCTTCTCTCTTCAGCGACAATTACATGCTATTCCACATTTTTGAAGTTGGCCTTACTTTTGCCAATTTAGGGAGACTAATTCAAATTTCTCAAGTAGAGGAATAATCTGACGATAGTGTTTCCTATCTAAACACAGGTcacttttaaagtaaattttaggTGCTTTTCCTCAAATATTGTTATTAGAGATGTAAGAAAAATGAGGGAGacagtaaattttttttaagttttgaaaaatatttttgaaaaaaaaaatttatgtttatttttgccttacACAGCATCCCCCAAGTTAGTTTTTTCAACTTTATTACCAAgtcataaatgttttaaaaatccataggttaggatcttgactgtggtgatatATATACAAACCTACACATGTGATGAAACTATATAGACTTAATACACACACAGAAGACTGCATGTCAATCTGGGGAAATGCTAATAAAATCAGTAGATTGAACTCATGTCAATATTTTGCCTATGTGATGTGATATTACCATTTTGCAATGTTGCCATTGGGGGAAACCAGACAAAGTGTGTGTGGGCTCtgtgttatttcttacaactcCATGTGTATCTAGAACTATTGCAATAAAAATTTCAGTTACAGAAATCCGAAGTGAGACTTTCATAATaacattttctgtgtttcttgCCAAGCATCCTTTGGCTAAGATTACTAAATCTACTGGGGTTTCCTTCTATGCAAGTAGGTATTAACTTTGACAGGAGAGGTTGGAAATCATATTCACCAAGCaatctgaaaatttttaaatgctgtcCCTTGCACTGCTATAGGATGTGATAACCGAAATAATTTTCCGATAAGTTATAAAACAACAGTTTGTCATATCACTTAAAAGTTTCTGGCAGTAGTACATCTTTGTATTAGTGGGGTTGCAGAAACACAGTaaattaaattttactttaaaaggaaattatagtCTTTGAATCTAAATAGTTTGCCATGGAAATGTCAATATGGaccttttatttctatatttctctCAAATACATAACCACTTTTATGTCAAAGAATGGCTTTAACTTTTATAGAGCTTAAAACTTATTAACCATAGttggtttttatttcttataagaatTAATTTGCTAAAAGTAATTTGGCTGCTTACCATCTATTTCGAACAACTCTTGCAGGTTCACCATCAATGTTCAGTGCAGAAATGTGAGCATAGAGGATGCCGTAGAAAGGGTCAGCTTTTCCATCATTCTTCAAAGCTTTTCCCTTTAATTGTTCAACTGTATAGACATCGACTATTGTatttactgaaaatgaaaataagttattACAGCTCTCCATACAGCCTGAGAGCGCCAAAGGattatatataaatagaaaagTTACAAAGTTCAAATGAGAGTAATTTCAGTTAACAAAAATTATGTTTGCTATAGTGAAACTGATTAtacaaatggaataaaattaaaaaaaaacaaaaaaacaaaaagaatgagaaattaGTCTTCATTAAGATGAAGAATTTCTGGTCATCAGAAGATGCCACTGAAAGAGCGGAAAGGCAAGCATCTGTAACAGAGACAAAGGACTCATATCCAGAATTTCTAAAGAAGTcttaaaaatcaataagaaaaggaGAGTCAGCTCAATTTTTTAGCTCTCATCAGATTGCCAAAAGTTACAGGAACCTCTACAAGTTTTAAACTACCTTTTAAAAAGTTGGAAATTCTGTAAAAGCAGTTACAGAATAAGAATATGGCACCTTTTACTATGTAAAACAAAACTTTACAGGCCCAAATTTTggcctttttaaaattcaaataacatTTAAAGATCACTTACAATTGATGGATTCTTTCAAATAACTATCAATTTCATCATCCagaggatttgtttctttattttctcttataaaaTTCAATAGGATGTTAGCTTCTGGTGTATCTTAAATTGAAAATATGTAAGTAAAAAACAATCTGATGACCTTTTAAGTAATTGTGAATGAACCAAAATTATTTTGGTAATGGTAAAAAACTGAACACATATAAGGGTACAATCAAATAGAATGTTCTGCAAGCATTAACAATGTGGTGTAGCATTCTATTGACATGGAAAGATGATACCAGATGTAAGTGCAAAAAGCAGCTTACAAAACTAGGTGGTAGAATGtccttccaatttaaaaaatatatatatatatatatgcaaaattaTCTGGAAGaatatatatcaaagaaatagtaTTAAATGTTAGAAAAATATTCTCTTGTATAAGATTGTGAGAATTTAGGtgatctttgttttcctttttatgcttttatgtattttctgaattttttatatatttcttttctaatcagaaaaaatatacatattttttaaatagagctttattgagatataattcacataccatccAATTTACACATCTTTATTGTATGATTTATTGCCTTATGTACAGTCACAGAGTTGTGcgaccatcaccacagtcaactTTAGAACAATTTTAGAGTATCATTACTCTCAGAAGAGACCCTGCACTCCTTAGCTGTCACCCCCAATCCTTTCACCCCCTTCAGCCTCTGGAAACCATTAATCTTATGGATTTGATTATTCtggacaagaaaaaaatatttttaagagaagtTTACTTGAAAGGCTTCCTCCTCAACTTGGGATCTGAGCACTCTGAGATAGTCAGATGGTGCGCGAATGGAATTCTGAGAAAAGGCTCTCATGTGACTCTGATGCCCTCAGCCCTGGGCCCCATCTGCACGCGTGGTtgtcttcccaccctccctcagcCACTGCAACATTCCACAGGTGGTCCTGAAGGCGCTGGGGCCCCGGCTCGCCTGGGCAGTCAGGCCTCTCTCCCTCCTTGCTCCCATTACACCAGGAGCCATGTCCCTGTTCTTCTCAGAACTACATTGCAAGTCCTTGTGAGCCAGGGTTTTGCCTTTTCATCTCCATTTCCAGCATCCAATCCCTTGTGCCTTGCCTTGTTCCAGAAAGGATCTACGTAATCTTAGCACTTGGCAAATAAAAGCCATGTTATAATCATCTGTGGGTTAGTGGGGAACATTTCTGAACTGCAGACAGAACTGCTGCGCACCAGGTGTACAGCACTGGCTGACTGTCTCACTTAGACTCGAGGTTTGGACGCAATCAATCCTGTCAAGTTTCGTAATACTTCCAACAGGCAAATCCAACTGTCTTTTAGAAACTTTCCCAGAAAATTTACCCTAAAAGGATGGAGATTTTTTGTCACTGATGttactaattaaaataaataatgaactatcagcattaagaaattattaaaaataataaaccataGTACACCCctcaaaaaaaacaaaggaattgAAGAGTAGCACTCTGTCCCGGGTGCTGAGAAGAGACTGTGGCTGGGTCACCACCGACTTGCAACGATAAGCCAGTGATCCTTTAGCACTTGGATAACGGCCCTGCTCTGCTCTAAACCCCAACCTGATCCCCGTCCTgcagagtaaaagccaaagccCTTCCACCAGGGCATGAGGCCTTCGTGGTCCCCACCACGCTTCTGGCCTCGCTCCTGCTGCAGGCTGGGGGTCAGCTCCAACCACACCTCGCTCCCCGCCGGCCGGGGGCCTCTCCGCGGCGGGCTTTGCCCTGGTGGCTCCCTCTGCCTGGTGCTCTTTCCCACGGTCGGCCCCCCGCTGCCTCGTCACGTCTCTGCTCAGATGTCACCCTCCCCAGGAGGGCTCTCTGACCACCCTCTGTAAACTGGGACCTGCCCCACACACCCTGCTCCTCTTTCTCATCTTACATATTGATAGTTCACAGGTAGCTTATCTGTCTCCCCGCAGCCAGAATGCGAGCTGCATGAGGGCAGAGAATCTCGTTTCGTCACTGGACCCCAGCCAGAACAGTGCCCGGCACGCAGCATGGCCCGCAGACGAGCACTCAGTGAGGAGCAAGTCAGGAGCACATCACCTCCCGTGGTGCTGCCTTCAAGGAAACGACATTCCTGGGGTGGACGGCAAGATCCAGTGTTTAGCAAAACAGTCTTTTCATTTTACATCTCATCTTCTAGTTCTAAAAATTCTGCTAATGATTTGGTCAAAGACATAATAAAATCACTTCAGAATTCCCATTCACTGTTGATGCTTTGTTAATGACCAGCAGAGTGAACTTTGTTTAAAGTGACACATTACGTATTTCCAACATCTTAAGATTGTGAAGGATCATTCCATTTCCAAGACTTCTGCCCTCTTCTGCAGCGTGGGGCTGATTGTTCAATCTGCGACAAGGCACTCCCAGGATGCTTAAGGGCACCAGCCCCCATCTCCTCAGATCCTGGCCCCCCAGGCCTCACGCTGGAATAAGCTGTAACCCCTTTCAGCAACCACTCCAGTGGGACTTCCGGGCATTTAACTTATAGTTTTGAACTGACCATACCACATGTGTGTTGTCAGTGCTCTAGCACTAAGTTATTTGAATGTAGTGAAacccaatttattttttaaatagtgaatATTTAGGTATCCAATGAATAGATCTCTCAAACGTCGTCACAGGGGATAATGCTTTAAAAATGAGTCTGGTGTTTCACATTTCTTTAGTAAAGATGTCAAAGACATAGTTCATTGTGTTTGGAAGTCATATaaagcaatttttaatttttaattcaaatgaACTCCaagctttgttttccttcttaaatACACTGCACCACTATTGGAATATGTGATAGTCATTTCCAAAGGTATACAAAATTTCAGATAGCTTTTTACCTGGATTAGTTGTGATAATGGTTTTTGAGATTACAGTTGCTGTCATGCAGTTCCGAAATTTGTCAAAGCTTATTCTTACATCTGAGGCAAATATTactgtttggggaaaaaaatgttttgaaattattaCATGGGGGGATAAGAAATGACAGATATTGAACACAATCATTGAACTACGATACCTGTTTCTCGTGGCATCCATCTCTGTGCAAGTAGGATGGATTCGTTATCCCaactgcatattttaaaaagaagtgagagaaactgagaaaaaaCTATCAGTGACCACATTATTTACCTAAAAAAGACCCTATCCCCTGTGTGCTCAAAGGCGCAGGTTCAGGATGTTGGCTGCTCCTGCGTTTTGCAAGGCTACACTGTCTGTCTCGCAGAGCATCCAGCACCTACATGATGAACCATTCCTTCAGCACCATTCGTCTCACAACTTCTGCTCCTGCCTCTTTCTTTGCTCACCACTCTGGTCACTGCAGGCCAGTTACAACTGAGTGACTGCAAGTCTCTAGACTCCCAGACCACAGAGAGAGGCCCCTACAATGGATGAACTGCTCGAGGGACTTGGAGGAAAGGCCTGGTTCAGATTCAGTGCTGTCTTTGGTACCTAGGCATCTGCAGCCTACACAATACCCTACTGTGCCCTGCGGTGCTTCAGCGTGTAGCCCCACCCCATGTCCAACCCACCAGGTGCCCCACGGAACCCAGCCTGTGACAACCCTTGCTTTTCTGCCGTCCCCTGTGGCCCAGCTTCAGAGTAATACCCAAGCAGTCACACAAGTGCTGGCTTGGTCCTCACCAGTGGGACCTAGTAAGTTGCCATGTGTTATAAAACTGAGTACAGTAATAACCCAGTGGCAGTGCAGCCCATCTAGGCAATCCTATGCTGTCTAAAGGTCTCATTGTAAGGCAATCTTACAGCACAGACTGAAACACTCAACATGAGGAGCAAGATTTAAAGTATCATTTCTCTCCTATTGCTACTCCTTTCTTGATATGAAATCTACCATCTTCCCAGTAAAACAAAATGTTCTGCCTCCGTGACAAGAGAAGGGATCTCACAGTCTGGAACAGATGTGTGAGGTTACCATATCATTGCAAAGGAAGACTCTGTCTCATCATAGAGTTTAACTTCACACCTCTGGCCTTTTCTTCGGTCTGAAGTTGTAAAGTATTTTGGCTCTCCAACCTTAGAAATTGAAGGAAATCATTATTTTTTGCCTATAGTTGTAGAGgtacttaaatatttgttgatagaAATACATAAATGTTTACCTTTTAAACAACAAATTAGAAATATCAAAATAGCAAGAATCACCAATATCAAATCATTTACACATATCTTCTATCTCTAAACTAGGTATATTAACTGAAGTTGTAAGTTATGCAATTTGAAGAGAGACACAGATAGGTGTGCTTTAAGTTAAGGCTTGAGGGATCTTGTCAGAAAAATGTTCCATGGCAAGACCCTGGGTGGCATCTGTGTGGACTCAGTGAGAAAGTATATTTTCAACAGCTGTGTATCACCACAGCTCAGCACAGGGCCAGCGTGGAGTGCCTGGGACTGGATGAACTCGAATCTCTCTGGGCCACAGGCTCCTCGTCTTGCTGGCACAGGTCTGGGTATCAGTACCTCCTTGGTCGCCTTCACAGGGATCAGGTGGTGACAGCCAAGTGAGGGCTGTAAGGGCGGCACGCTGACATACTGTGTGATATGATCCACACTGCGGTAAGAGGATTGGGGGGCAGAGGTGAACTCAGAGCCCTGCTGCCCCACCCTGGGAGCTCGCATGGAGCAGCAGGCACCTAGAGCAACTGCCTAGCAATGGCCCACACACGGATGGTCAGCTAGCTGCCCTGTGCCACTGTCACCACAGCATTTACGGGCCGAGCTGGGCTCTGTGGGAAGGACCTGAAGAAAGCCTCCTGTCTGTCAGCAAGAGAGCAGGATCGAGGAGGAAGCTGCAGGCAAGGACAGCCAGAGTGTGAGAGGCCTGCCACACCATGGCACACAGAGCCCGTAGGAAGAGTAGTTCTAAAGTGCAGAGACCTGAGCAGGGGTGAGAAGGAAGAGAGGACAGGTCAGATAAAAATGTGAATCAAGGAAATGTAAGAGCAATGGAA comes from the Manis pentadactyla isolate mManPen7 chromosome 10, mManPen7.hap1, whole genome shotgun sequence genome and includes:
- the MEIOB gene encoding meiosis-specific with OB domain-containing protein isoform X2, encoding MANSFASKTFTALSELRPNMANLKIIGIVIGKTDVKGFPDRKNIGSERYTCSFTIRDSPTHFVNAASWGSEDYIRSLSDSFRVGDCVVIENPLIQRKELEREEKFSPETPSDYKLLLSETHSIVKLCSSYEVDTKLLSLIHLPVKESRDYYSLGDIVANGHSLDGKIINVLAAVKLVGEPKYFTTSDRRKGQRCEVKLYDETESSFAMICWDNESILLAQRWMPRETVIFASDVRISFDKFRNCMTATVISKTIITTNPDTPEANILLNFIRENKETNPLDDEIDSYLKESINLNTIVDVYTVEQLKGKALKNDGKADPFYGILYAHISALNIDGEPARVVRNRCSGCGYTINEASSPCTACNKDSLRLKPVLPSLDMLIDVSDHTGTLHSCSLAGGVAEETLGYSIFLSPRARGGLRISVLSCKLADPIEASRSLSAQGHV
- the MEIOB gene encoding meiosis-specific with OB domain-containing protein isoform X1 yields the protein MANSFASKTFTALSELRPNMANLKIIGIVIGKTDVKGFPDRKNIGSERYTCSFTIRDSPTHFVNAASWGSEDYIRSLSDSFRVGDCVVIENPLIQRKELEREEKFSPETPSDYKLLLSETHSIVKLCSSYEVDTKLLSLIHLPVKESRDYYSLGDIVANGHSLDGKIINVLAAVKLVGEPKYFTTSDRRKGQRCEVKLYDETESSFAMICWDNESILLAQRWMPRETVIFASDVRISFDKFRNCMTATVISKTIITTNPDTPEANILLNFIRENKETNPLDDEIDSYLKESINLNTIVDVYTVEQLKGKALKNDGKADPFYGILYAHISALNIDGEPARVVRNRCSGCGYTINEASSPCTACNKDSLRLKPVLPSLDMLIDVSDHTGTLHSCSLAGGVAEETLGYSVNEFLAMTGEQRTALKWQFLLERSKIYLKIFLSPRARGGLRISVLSCKLADPIEASRSLSAQGHV